A single Suricata suricatta isolate VVHF042 chromosome 2, meerkat_22Aug2017_6uvM2_HiC, whole genome shotgun sequence DNA region contains:
- the LOC115304706 gene encoding olfactory receptor 2A25-like: MERNQTSVTEFILLGFPLTPRIQMLLFGLFSLFYAFTLLGNGLILGLTWLDSRLHTPMYFFLSQLSIVDIAYACNTVPQMLVNLLRPAQPISFAGCMTQTFLFLTFAHTECLLLVVMSYDRYVAICHPLRYSVIMSWRVCIILALTSWILGVLLALVHLVLLIPLPFCGPQKVNHFFCEIIAVLKLACADTHINEIMVLAGAVSVLVGPFSSIVISYIYIICAILKIQSGKGRQKAFSTCSSHLCVVGLFYGTAIIMYVGPRYGNPREQKKYLLLFHSLFNPMLNPLIYSLRNKEVKAAMKGMLEKERTS, encoded by the coding sequence ATGGAGAGAAATCAGACCTCTGTCACAGAGTTCATCCTACTGGGATTTCCCCTCACCCCAAGGATTCAGATGCTTCTCTTTGGGCTCTTCTCTCTGTTTTATGCCTTCACCCTACTGGGGAACGGGCTCATCCTAGGGCTCACCTGGCTGGACTCCAGActgcacacccccatgtacttcttcctctcccagcTGTCCATTGTCGACATAGCCTATGCCTGCAACACGGTGCCCCAGATGCTGGTAAACCTCCTGAGGCCAGCCCAGCCCATCTCCTTTGCTGGCTGCATGACACAGACCTTTCTCTTCTTGACTTTTGCTCATACTGAATGTCTTCTCCTGGTGGTGATGTCCTATGATCGgtatgtggccatctgtcaccctcTCCGATATTCTGTCATCATGAGCTGGAGAGTCTGCATCATCCTGGCATTGACTTCCTGGATTTTAGGAGTTCTCCTAGCCTTAGTACATCTAGTGTTACTCATACCATTGCCCTTCTGTGGACCCCAGAAAGTTAACCACTTTTTTTGTGAAATTATAGCTGTCCTCAAACTTGCCTGTGCAGATACCCACATTAATGAGATTATGGTTTTGGCTGGGGCAGTGTCTGTGCTGGTGGGACCCTTCTCCTCAATTGTGATatcttacatttatattatatgtgCCATCCTAAAGATTCAGTCAGGCAAGGGGCGCCAGAAAGCCTTCTCCACCTGTTCATCCCATCTCTGTGTGGTTGGACTCTTCTATGGCACAGCCATTATAATGTATGTTGGGCCCCGATATGGGAACCCcagggaacagaagaaatatctcCTCCTGTTTCACAGCCTTTTCAATCCCATGCTCAACCCCCTGATCTATAGTCTGAGGAATAAAGAAGTCAAAGCTGCTATGAAGGGGATGcttgaaaaagagagaacttCATGA